DNA from Deltaproteobacteria bacterium:
AGAAATTTACAAAATTACTGGCCGAACGTCACTAATCAGCGCCCCTTCAGCGCCTTCCCGTTCACCGCCACTTTTTTGATGTGATAGGTTTTGGTGGTGCGGACAAGATTGGAATAGAGATCTCCCGTGGAGGGAATTTCGGAGGCGTCGATGACGATGTAGTCGGCCTTTTTGCCGGGGGCGAGCGTCCCGATTTCCGAGGCCCAGCCAAGGGCCTCGGCCGCGTTCCGCGTCACCATTGCCAGCAGTTCCTCGCCGGAGAATGTTCCGTCCGTTTTTTCCTGCAAAAACCGCATTTCATCCCAGAGAGACAGCGTGGCGTTTGAGTGCAAGCCATCGGTGCCTAACGCCAGACAAATCCCTTTTTCCTTCATCGTTCTGACGGGCGCTTCTCCTAACTGAAGATAGTGGTTGGAGCGGGGGGAAATGACGACGCGAGCCTTCGCCTTTGCAATCCGGTCGAGATCGCTTTGGGTGGCCTGAACACAGCCAACCAAAAGGGGTCTGGCCTCCAGAAATTTGATTTCATCCAGATATTCCACCGGCGTTTTCTTGAAGTTGGGGGGCTTTTCGTCCCAGCCGAAATAGGAAAACAACTTGTCGCCGATATCCCCGGATGAATTGTAAAAGAACTCCACCTCCTGAAAACTCTCGGCCGTCTGCAACATCAGCGGCACGCCATTGGCCCGGCAATGTCCCGCAACAATGCGCAAAATATTGGGCGAGATGGCGTAAGGGGCGTAAGGGGCAAGACCGACGCGGACAAGATCAGACTCGCTTTCAGAGTACTTTTCCACCAGCGCCAGCGCGGACTCGAAAAGATCCTGTGCCACCTTGCCGTCGTAGCCGATCAGTTCGGGAAAAACCACCGCGCGCACGCCGGTTTTTTTGACCGTCTCGAAAATTCCCTCAAAACTCCCCTGATCGGCCACACAGGTGGTTCCCGTCTCGATGCAGGAGGCCAAGCCCTCTTCCACCGCATCTTTCAACTTCATCGGCGAGGCCTTTTTTTTGTACTCGATGCAACCGATGAGCCACTCGATAAAATCGACATTCACCCCCAACTGCCGCACCGGATCCATGAGGTAATTCTTGTGGTGCGACATGTCGAGATGGGTATGCGCGTTGATAAGCCCCGGCATGAGGAGATGGTCGGGATAATCCTCTTTGTCTTTGATTTTGTACTGGCTTTGGAGATCGCTTTTTGGACCGACCGCGATGATTTTTCCCTCTTCGACGACAATCCCGCCGTTATCGATCGGCGGGGAATCCATCGTGAGAAGATATTTGGCGGTAATGAGTTGCATGCTCTCCCCTATCATACAATTACATTATCAATCAATCGTGTCCTTCCAACAAACACGGCGACGGCAAAGAGCGTTTTGCTTTTGCGATATTTTTTGAGGGGCTGAATCGATTCGGCAGACACGCATTTTACGTAGTCGATGCGGGCCAGCGGTTCGTGGCGGATAAGGGTGATAAGTTGACGCTTTAACAAAGCGAGATTTCGTTTTCCTTTTTTAACTTCATGTCCGATTTGATTGAGAGAACGCGAGAGAACCAACGCCGCTTTTCGCTCGGACGGATTGAGATAAACATTGCGCGAACTCATCGCCAAGCCGT
Protein-coding regions in this window:
- a CDS encoding amidohydrolase family protein is translated as MQLITAKYLLTMDSPPIDNGGIVVEEGKIIAVGPKSDLQSQYKIKDKEDYPDHLLMPGLINAHTHLDMSHHKNYLMDPVRQLGVNVDFIEWLIGCIEYKKKASPMKLKDAVEEGLASCIETGTTCVADQGSFEGIFETVKKTGVRAVVFPELIGYDGKVAQDLFESALALVEKYSESESDLVRVGLAPYAPYAISPNILRIVAGHCRANGVPLMLQTAESFQEVEFFYNSSGDIGDKLFSYFGWDEKPPNFKKTPVEYLDEIKFLEARPLLVGCVQATQSDLDRIAKAKARVVISPRSNHYLQLGEAPVRTMKEKGICLALGTDGLHSNATLSLWDEMRFLQEKTDGTFSGEELLAMVTRNAAEALGWASEIGTLAPGKKADYIVIDASEIPSTGDLYSNLVRTTKTYHIKKVAVNGKALKGR
- a CDS encoding 4-phosphopantoate--beta-alanine ligase — encoded protein: IVAKLFNLIQPDIAFFGKKDFQQFAVLKRMVKDLNMPIKMVGVETVRERDGLAMSSRNVYLNPSERKAALVLSRSLNQIGHEVKKGKRNLALLKRQLITLIRHEPLARIDYVKCVSAESIQPLKKYRKSKTLFAVAVFVGRTRLIDNVIV